Part of the Amycolatopsis sp. 195334CR genome is shown below.
TCGGCGACCTGGTCACGCGGTCGCGGACGTGTAGCGGCCGGCCCCGGGAATGCTTCCCGTCGCCAGACCCAGGTAGACCGCGGCGAGCTCGAACCGCAGCGCGAGCACCGCCGCCCTGGTGGGCTCGTCGGCGTCGATCTCCTCGGCGGGGGCGAGCACGTCGACCCCGGCGAGCATGTCCTCGGCCTGCCTCCGGGCGGCTTCGGCGCCGGGACCGGAACGCAGCGAGAGCAGCAGCACCCTCGGCTGCGGCAGCCCGCCCTCGTCCGGATCGGCGAAGATGTCGCGTTCGGTGGTGCTGCCGACCGCGGCGCGGTGCAGCGCCGGGCGGGCGAGCGCCTGGTGGTAGTCGGCCACGTCGCAGACCATCGCCGCCTGCGCGGCGAACGAGTGCGCGGCGTGCCCGGCCACGGCCAGCGCCACCGGGTCCAGCCCCCACAGCAGCGGGGTGCGGTCGGCCAGGCGCAGCGCGAGCACCTTCGCCGGGTTCACGAAGGACTCGTGGTTGGGCTGGTCGCGTTCGGCCTCGGCGTCGAGCTGGTCGGCCAGCGCCTCCACGTCGGCGACCAGCACGCCCAGCGCGTTGGCGGTGAGCAGACCGGTGGCGAACGCACGCGGGAAGGACAGCTCGGGCGGCACCGGGATGCGCGGCGCGAGCAGCAGGCCGCGCCCGGACACCGCGGCGGCCACCGGGCCGTCCGGCGGTGCCGAGAGCACCACGGTCGCGCCGTAGCGGGCGGCGCGCTCCAGCGACACCGCCAGCTCGCGGTCGTCGCCCTGCTCGGTGTGCGCCACCACGACGTCGAGCGCGCCGATCCACGACGGGACCGACTCGCTGACCACGATCGGCACCGGGCAGGTCGGGGTGAGCAGCGCGGCGAGCATGTTCGTCACCGTGCGGCCGACCCCGGGCCTGGCCAGCAGCACCAGCGCCCGCGGGCGGCCGACGTCCAGCCGGTCGGCCAGGCCGATCTCGGCCGCCGCCTCGGTGGTGGCCCGGACCTGCGCCCCCGCCATCGCGGTGGCGCGCAGCAGGCCCCGCGCGTCGACGTCGGTCAGCCGCGCCGGGTCGTCGAGCAGCGTGTCGTCAATCACCATCGGTCGCGGGATCCTTTTCGGCCCGTTCGACGGCCTCGTCGAGCAGGAGCACCGGGATGCCGTCGCGGACCGGGTACACCCGGCCGCACGAGGTGCAGGTGAGCGCGTCCGCCTCCGGGTCTTCCGGGGAACCCGGCCGCAGCGGCGCGTGATCCTCCGACGGACACGCCAGGATCTCGAGCAGCTGCTCGTCAAGCGTTACGGCCATGGTTCCTCCTTACCACCGCGAGGTCCGTGATTACCCTCGCCTCAGTCACGAACTATCGCCAGAACCTCATCGGTCAGAGCACGGACGGCCTGCTCGTCGGGTGCCTCGACGTTCAGCCGCAGCAGCGGCTCGGTGTTCGAGGCACGCAGGTTGAACCAGCTGCCGTCGTCGAGCCGTACGGTCAGCCCGTCCAGTTCGTCGACCAGCGCGCCGTCGCGGCCCGCGTAGGCGTCCTTGACCGCGACCTGGCGGGCGACCTGGTCGTCCACCGTCGAGTTGATCTCACCGGACGCGGCGTAGCGCGAGTACTGGGCGGTCAGCTCGGACAGCGGGCCGTCCTGCTCACCGAGCGCGGCCAGCACGTGCAGTGCGGCCAGCATGCCGGTGTCGGCCTTCCAGAAGTCGCGGAAGTAGTAGTGCGCGGAGTGCTCGCCGCCGAAGATGGCGCCGGTGGCGGCCATCTCCTGCTTGATGAACGAGTGCCCGACCCTGGTCCGCACCGGCTTGCCGCCGTGCTCGGTGACGATCTCCGGCACCGCCTGCGAGGTGATCAGGTTGTGGATGATGGTGGCGCCCGGCTCCTTGACCAGCTCGCGCACCGCCACCAGCGCGGTCACCGCGCTCGGGGAAACCGGCTCACCGCGCTCGTCGACCACGAAGCAGCGGTCGGCGTCGCCGTCGAAGGCCAGTCCGGCGTCGGCGCCGGTCTCGCGGACCTTGGCCTGGAGGTCGACCAGGTTCTTCGGGTCGAGCGGGTTGGCCTCGTGGTTCGGGAAGCTGCCGTCCAGCTCGAAGTACATCGGGATGACGTCGACCGGGAGTCCGTCGAACACAGTCGGCACGGTGTGGCCGCCCATGCCGTTGCCCGCGTCCACCACGACCTTGAGCCGGCGGTTGGCCGAGAGGTCGACCAGCTGCCGCAGGTGGGCGGCGTAGTCGGCGAGCACGTCCCGCTCGGTCACCGTGCCGCGCTGCCCGGCGAACTCGGGCACGCCCTGGCTCACCGTGTCGCGGATCTCACCGAGGCCGGAGTCCTGCCCGACCGGGGCGGCGCCGGCCCGGCACAGCTTGATCCCGTTGTACTGGGCGGGGTTGTGGCTGGCGGTGAACATCGCGCCCGGCAGGTTCAGCGAACCGGAGGCGAAGTACAGCTGGTCCGTGCTGGCCAGGCCGATGTTGATCACGTCGAGGCCCTGCGAGGTGACGCCCTCGGCGAAGGCCGCGGCCAGGCCCGGCGAGGACTCGCGCATGTCGTGGCCGATCACCACGGCCGTGGGCACGTCCAGCTTCACGAGCAGGGCGAACGCGGCCCCGAAGTCCCGGACGAGGTCGGCGTTCAGCTGCTCCCCGACAACGCCACGGATGTCGTAGGCCTTCACGATGCCCGACAGGTCTGACACGCCCTCTCCCGGTGGTTTCGACGACGACTCGTGCGCTCGATGCGCGTCGGAAAGCCTACCGGCGAGGTGCGACGGTGGATGCAGGTACTGAATTAACGGTAAGTGGATCAGTGCTTGATGGGGTCGGGCAGGACCCTGAGATGGCCGCGACGCCCGGAGGGCGCTTCCGGTTCGGCCTGGGTGGCGGGCCCGTCCTGGCGCCCCGCCTCCCGGACGGCTTCGGCGAGTGCGGTGAGCTCGTCACCCGAGGGCTGCGGTGCGGCGAAGCCGCCCTCGTGGCGCACGACCTCCCAGCCCCTCGGCGCGGTCAGCCGCAGGGCGTGCTCCTCGCACAGGTCGTAGGAGTGCGGCTCGGAGGCGGTCGCCAACGGTCCCACGACAGCGGTCGAGTCGCTGTAGGCGTAGGTCAGCGTGGCGACAGCGGGCTCCAGGCACCCTGTCCGCGAACACTTTCGTACGCTCGGCACAAGGTCAGACGATAGCGCTTAACACGCGCCACTTCGCGCAGGCGCACCGGTGAGGCGGATTCTCGCCTCGTGCACGGGGGCGCGTACCCTTCGTTCCGTGGCGATGGCTCGTGGATTCCGACAGCAGCAGCGCCTGCGCCGGGACCGGCACGGGCGTGGCCTGCGCGGGCCCCTGTACCCGTCCACCCTGCCCGCCGCCTCGAGCCGGGCGGAGAAGTTCGACGCGCTGGTCCTGGACGCGCTGGAGCCGATCGAGGCCCGCTGGCGGCACGAGCTGACCAAGCTGGACGTCGCGGTCGACGACGTGCCGGAGGTCCGGCGCAACGGCCGCCCGGTGAACACCGAGGGCGTGCTGCACGACGGCTCGGTCCCGCTGTCCAGGCTGGTCCCGGCCGGGGTCGACCGGGCTGGCCTGCCCACGCGCGCGCGGATCGTGCTGTACCGGCGCCCGCTGGAGGCCCGCGCGAAGGACCCGGCCGAACTCGCCGAGCTGGTCCACGACGTGCTGGTCGAGCAGGTCGCCGGTTACCTCGGCGTCGAACCGGACGTGATCGAAGGCGAGTGACCTCGCCGGGTCAGCGGCGCGCCGCCGAACCCGACGGCGACTGCGTGCCCCGCCGGCTCGGCACCGCGGTCAGCGCCGCGAACAGCAGGGCCGCCACCTGCGCCAGCAGCAGCACGTTCCGCCCGCCACCGGTGTACTCGACGACCACCTCCGCCTGCCGCGTCGGC
Proteins encoded:
- a CDS encoding metallopeptidase family protein; translation: MARGFRQQQRLRRDRHGRGLRGPLYPSTLPAASSRAEKFDALVLDALEPIEARWRHELTKLDVAVDDVPEVRRNGRPVNTEGVLHDGSVPLSRLVPAGVDRAGLPTRARIVLYRRPLEARAKDPAELAELVHDVLVEQVAGYLGVEPDVIEGE
- a CDS encoding DUF3499 domain-containing protein, whose translation is MPSVRKCSRTGCLEPAVATLTYAYSDSTAVVGPLATASEPHSYDLCEEHALRLTAPRGWEVVRHEGGFAAPQPSGDELTALAEAVREAGRQDGPATQAEPEAPSGRRGHLRVLPDPIKH
- a CDS encoding Trm112 family protein, encoding MAVTLDEQLLEILACPSEDHAPLRPGSPEDPEADALTCTSCGRVYPVRDGIPVLLLDEAVERAEKDPATDGD
- a CDS encoding phosphomannomutase/phosphoglucomutase; this encodes MSDLSGIVKAYDIRGVVGEQLNADLVRDFGAAFALLVKLDVPTAVVIGHDMRESSPGLAAAFAEGVTSQGLDVINIGLASTDQLYFASGSLNLPGAMFTASHNPAQYNGIKLCRAGAAPVGQDSGLGEIRDTVSQGVPEFAGQRGTVTERDVLADYAAHLRQLVDLSANRRLKVVVDAGNGMGGHTVPTVFDGLPVDVIPMYFELDGSFPNHEANPLDPKNLVDLQAKVRETGADAGLAFDGDADRCFVVDERGEPVSPSAVTALVAVRELVKEPGATIIHNLITSQAVPEIVTEHGGKPVRTRVGHSFIKQEMAATGAIFGGEHSAHYYFRDFWKADTGMLAALHVLAALGEQDGPLSELTAQYSRYAASGEINSTVDDQVARQVAVKDAYAGRDGALVDELDGLTVRLDDGSWFNLRASNTEPLLRLNVEAPDEQAVRALTDEVLAIVRD
- a CDS encoding SIS domain-containing protein: MVIDDTLLDDPARLTDVDARGLLRATAMAGAQVRATTEAAAEIGLADRLDVGRPRALVLLARPGVGRTVTNMLAALLTPTCPVPIVVSESVPSWIGALDVVVAHTEQGDDRELAVSLERAARYGATVVLSAPPDGPVAAAVSGRGLLLAPRIPVPPELSFPRAFATGLLTANALGVLVADVEALADQLDAEAERDQPNHESFVNPAKVLALRLADRTPLLWGLDPVALAVAGHAAHSFAAQAAMVCDVADYHQALARPALHRAAVGSTTERDIFADPDEGGLPQPRVLLLSLRSGPGAEAARRQAEDMLAGVDVLAPAEEIDADEPTRAAVLALRFELAAVYLGLATGSIPGAGRYTSATA